Part of the Companilactobacillus zhachilii genome is shown below.
TGTAACGTCCGACCAGGTAAATTCCACGATCTAATGGCACCCTCATCAATCGTCAAACTTTCATCAGGAATGATTTTATCGATTTCGATTTCTTTCAAAAATCCTGTTTCCTGACAAGTAGGACAAGCCCCATCTGAATTAAAAGCAAAATCTTCTGCTCCAAAATTCATGAACTTAACGCCACAAACAGGACAAGTTATCATCCCCATATTTTCATCAGAAGTAGGTAGATCCATCGCCTCAGAAATTTTCAAAGTTGGATCCAACCGGTGACCATTAGGACATACAACTGAGGCCAACCGAGAAAACATTAATCTCAAGATGTTCAAGCTTTCCGTCATTGTACCAACTGTTGAACGCACACTAGGAACAACTGGACGTTGCCGCAAAGCAATAGTTGAAGGTAGATTTTTGATATCTTTTACATCAGAACGTCCCATTTGGGTAATTCTTCTTCTCGTATAAGTTGATAGTGCATTGAGATATTTCCGGGCTCCTTCAGCATAAATCGTATCCATCGCTAAAGAAGATTTACCCGATCCTGAAACACCAGTAATTGCTACAAATGAATTTAAAGGTATTTCAACATCAATATTTTTGAGGTTATTAGCATTGGCACCAGTAACTTCAATGTTATCCGGAATGTAATTTTTATGTCTTATTGTCATAATTTCCCCCTCACTCAATGGGTTGATTATAACATTGGTGGTGGTTTTTTCGTTTTGGGGACACTTAAGCTTTCGTAGCGGCGTTACACTCGATTTAATTAATCGTTATAACGGTTAATTAAATCCATTCTTTTTTATTTATCGGTCGATAATTAAGCCTAATTAAAATACCACAAAGCCCTTTACTCCAGGATTTTGTGGTATTTTAATTTTTTTTTAAATTCGTATATATATGCAGCGGCTCTTAAACGAGCTACGACCGGGCAACTCCTTCCGCTTCGCCTAACTTCCCAAATCATCCGCAAAAAACGCGGATAATTCGTGAAGTCATGCAAATGCTCGGGAGCTGGGAGCCCGGTCTTCGCTCTCTATTTTTTGGCGATCTTTCCTTGTTCAATATAAACGCTCAAAATTCCAATATCAGCTGGGTTAACTCCACTGATTCGGCTGGCTTGAGCAATTGTTTGTGGATTGATTTTACTTAACTTCTGAACAGCTTCGGTTGCTAAACTGTCAACCTTCGTATAGTCGATACGGTCTGGGATCTTCTTTGATTCCATTTTCTTCAAACGATCGATACGCATTTGTTCTTTCTTGATATAACCATCGTATTTAGTAGCAATTTCAACTTGTTCAGCTACTCGGTTATCAACTGGAAAATCAGCTGCACCGACCATATCAATAATATCTGCGTAATGTACTTCCGGTCTTCTCAAGAAATGATCTGCCAAAACGCCATCTTTCAATGGTTTCAAGTCATGTGCTTTCAAGAATGGCAAAGCTTGTTTTGGTGTAATCATCTTATGAGATAAGCGGTCGAGTTCTTTCTTGATAGTATCACGTTTGATATTGAAGGCGTTATAACGCTTATCGTTAATCAAGCCTAACTTGTAGCCGTAGTCTGTTAGACGTAAATCGGCATTATCGTGACGTAAAATCAAACGATATTCAGCACGACTTGTTAATAGACGATATGGTTCGTTAGTTCCCTTAGTTACTAAATCATCAATCAAAACGCCGATATAGGCTTCATCACGGCGAAGAATAAATGGATCTTTACCCTCAGCGCGTAAAGCGGCATTAATACCAGCCATAATACCTTGACCAGCAGCTTCTTCATAACCGGAAGTTCCGTTCATTTGGCCGGCGGTAAAGAGATTTTTAACAACTTTAGTTTCCAAATTAAGTTTCAATTGCCATGGTTCGATAACATCATATTCAATCGCATAACCAGGACGCATCAACTTAGCATTCTCCAAACCAGCGACTGAATGAAGCATCTTCAATTGAACTTCTTCTGGCATTGAGGTTGAGAAATCACCTACGTAATATTCCTGAGTATCTTTACCTTCTGGCTCTAGGAAAATTTGGTGACGAGGTTTGTCAGCAAAACGGACAATCTTATCTTCGATTGAAGGACAATATCTTGGGCCAACACCTTTGATTACTCCGGAGAACATTGGTGCACGATCAAGGTTTTCACGGATGATCTTGTGTGTTTCGGCATTTGTATAAGTCATCCAACAAGAAATTTGATGTTGAAGATAACTTGAATCTGGGGTTTCAAATGAGAAGTGATTTGGTTCTTTATCACCAGGTTGTTCGATAGTTTCATCAAACTTGATAGTATTTTTATTAACACGTGGTGGTGTACCAGTCTTGAAACGAGTCAATTTAAAACCATGTTTTTCAAGATCTTCTGAAAGCTTAATTGAAGGAATACTGTTATTAGGACCTGATGAATACATCAGTTCACCAATAATAATTTTCCCTCGTGATGAAGTACCGGCTGTCAAAACAACTGACTTAGCGTGATATCTAGCACCAGTAGCTGTAACGATACCCTTGCAGACACCATCTTCAACAATCAGCTTTTCGGCCATCCCTTGACGCAAAGTTAAGTTAGGTTCGTTTTCCAAAACATCCTTCATCATACGGTGATACAAGTTTTTATCAGCTTGGGCACGTAATGCTCGAACAGCGGGACCTTTCCCAGTATTGAGCATTCGCATTTGAATATATGTCTTATCAATATTG
Proteins encoded:
- the mnmG gene encoding tRNA uridine-5-carboxymethylaminomethyl(34) synthesis enzyme MnmG, yielding MEIKEFDSETYDVIVVGAGHAGSEAALAAARMGEKTLLVTINLDMVAFMPCNPSVGGPAKGIVVREIDALGGEMGRNIDKTYIQMRMLNTGKGPAVRALRAQADKNLYHRMMKDVLENEPNLTLRQGMAEKLIVEDGVCKGIVTATGARYHAKSVVLTAGTSSRGKIIIGELMYSSGPNNSIPSIKLSEDLEKHGFKLTRFKTGTPPRVNKNTIKFDETIEQPGDKEPNHFSFETPDSSYLQHQISCWMTYTNAETHKIIRENLDRAPMFSGVIKGVGPRYCPSIEDKIVRFADKPRHQIFLEPEGKDTQEYYVGDFSTSMPEEVQLKMLHSVAGLENAKLMRPGYAIEYDVIEPWQLKLNLETKVVKNLFTAGQMNGTSGYEEAAGQGIMAGINAALRAEGKDPFILRRDEAYIGVLIDDLVTKGTNEPYRLLTSRAEYRLILRHDNADLRLTDYGYKLGLINDKRYNAFNIKRDTIKKELDRLSHKMITPKQALPFLKAHDLKPLKDGVLADHFLRRPEVHYADIIDMVGAADFPVDNRVAEQVEIATKYDGYIKKEQMRIDRLKKMESKKIPDRIDYTKVDSLATEAVQKLSKINPQTIAQASRISGVNPADIGILSVYIEQGKIAKK